GGCGTGAAGAGTGCCCGCGACAAGTTCTTCTATGCCGACGACGACGGCCAATTGGTCGCCATGCGTCAGGGGGCCTACAAGTACGTCTTCGAGGAGCAACGCGCCCAGGGGACGATGCAAGTCTGGGCCGAGCCGTTCACCAAGCTGCGCTTGCAGAAGATTTTCAACCTGTTCCAGGATCCGTTCGAGCGGGCCGACATCACGTCGAACACATTCTGGGATTGGCAGCTTAACCACGTGGGCAGCATGTACGGCGTGATGGATGACGTCTTCAAGTTCGCCACGACCTTCAAGGAGTTCCCGCCCCGTTCGACGCCGCCGTCGTTCAATCCGGCGACGATCCTGGAAGGGACGATGCGCGAAATCAAAATCGAGCAGCGGCTCAAGACGCTCGCCCCGCTGCACAACGCCGAGAAAAAGGAATAGGCGGCGCGCGTGAGTTCGAGATAGCGAGGCGAGCGGACGAGACAAATCTCTGGGTAGCCTCGGTTGCTCGTCAACCGGGGCGGGCGAAGCCCGCAAGAGGCACCGGGCGAACGCTGATTGCGGGCGTGACCTGCTTCTTGTCGACCGCGGCGCTCGATGCCTCTTGTTGCTGCGCAACATCGGTTGGCGAGCAACCGGGGTTACCCCTCGATAGTGACGAGTCCTCACCGCGAGTTACCGTTGCACGCGGCCCGAGGCCGTGCCGGTCATCAACGCTTCGATCTCGCCGCGCGTGGTGTAGTTGAAATCGCCGGCGATCGAATGGGCCAGGCAACCCGCCGCTGTGGCGAAGCGGGCGGCCGTATGCGGCGCGGCCAGCTCGGGCGTGGTCAGCGCGAAGATCAACCCGGCCGTGAAGGCGTCGCCAGCCCCCAGCCGATCGACGATTTGCGGCACGTCGTAAAGTTGCCCCGTCTCGGTTCCGTGAAACACCTGGCCCGCGCCGGCTTCGTACAGCAAGCCGCCGAATCGGGTGTGCGCCGCGGAAACGGTTTCACGCACCGTCATGGCCACTCGCTTGATGCGAGGAAACGCGCGGACGATCTCGCGCACCAGCGCCGTGTTGTCGGACGTGCCAGTCAGGCCCAACATCTGTTCCGCGTCTTCCGGGCCGCCGACGAACAGATCGACCAGCGGCAGCAACTCGCGCATGGTCCTTGTGGCCAGCTCGCGCGGCTTGAGCCCCGGCTCCCAATTCCAGAGCTTGCTTCGATAGTTCATGTCGCAGGCGACCTTCACGCCGCGCTGGCTCGCCTCTTGCATGGCCGTACGGGCCACTTCGGCGGCATTGCGCGAGATGGCGGGCGTGATGCCCGAGATGACGAACCACTCGGCCCCGTCCAGGATCGCCGGCCAGTCATACGCGCTGGCCGGCGTGACCGCGGCCGACGAGCCTTCGCGATCGTAGATCACCTGGCCGGCCCGTTGGTTGACGCCGTGCTCGAGAAAGTACAGCCCCAGCCGACCGGTCGGCGTCCGCACGATGTGGCGAGTGTCAACCCCCAGCGAGCGCAAGTCCGCCACACAGGCGTCGGCCAGCGCGTGCCGCGGCAGCGCGGTCACGAACGCCGCCTCGCCACCCAGGTAAGCGATCGAGACGGCGATCGACGCCTCGGCCCCGGCGAAGGTGACTTCCATCGCGCCGGGCATCGCTTGCTGGAATCGCTGGAAACCCGGCGCGGCCAGGCGTCCCATGATCTCGCCGAACGTGACGATTCGACTCATGCGTCTCGTGCCTGCGCCTCGCGGAAACTTCACTCGTCGTCGCTGTTGGATCGTCGGCGATTACCGCTCGACGACCCAGATGTTACGAAACGCGACCGGGTTGCCGTGATCTTGCAGGAACAGCGCGTCGGGCGAGTTCCCCTCGGCATGGCGACCGGGCGTGCTGCCGGTCAACTCGAGATCGTCGTAGATCAGCACACCGTTGTGCCGAATGGTCACTCGTGCGTTCCGCGTCTTCTTGCCGTCGGCGTCGTAGCGAGCGGCTTTGAAGTCGATGTCATACGTCTGCCACGCCAGCGGCGGCAGGCACGCGTTGACGGCCGGCGCTTGTTGCTTGTAGATGCCGCCGCACTCGTTGTTCTCACCTTCCAGGCCGAACGAATCGAGCACCTGGCATTCGTAGCGGCTTTGGATGTAGACGCCGCTGTTGCCGCGGGCCTGGCCGCGCGACTTGGGCATGAACGGCGTGCGGAACTCGATGTGCAGCGTGTGGTCGTTGAACTTCTGCTTGCTTTCACAGCCGGTCGCGCCCAACAGGTTGCCTTCGACCAACTTGCCATTCACAAAGTTGTCGGCCGAGCTGCCGTCGAACAGGACGATCGCGCCCGACGAAGCCGCCGCCCCCAGCGTGGGGCTCTTGCGTTCTTCCTTGCGCAGGGCGACGAGCTTGTTGCCAGCCGTGTCGCTGACGGTCAAGACGCCGTCGCGAATCGTGCCGCGCCAATCGTCCCCCGTGGCGGTTAGCACGCCGTCCTTCAACTCGCCGGTGCCGCGCTTGCGTTCGTCGCCGCGCTGCCACCCTTCGGCCGGCAGCCCGCCCCGGTAGCCGACGACGTCGAACTTGCCTTCGCCCAGCGCGATGACGTGGGCGCCCCATTTCGGGTCGCCGTCGACCGAGCGGTATTCCCCTTGCACCTGAAAGTCAGGTCCGGCCGAAGCCGCTTCGGTGAACGCTTCACCCCCGGCCGCCCGGGCCAACGAAGCGGCGGCTAGAACGGAGAACGAGGCGAGAGCAAACGCGCGAATGTTCATGGCGGCGAATCCTGAATGACCAGGGCAGGGGAGGGTTACGAGTCAGCGAGATTTTCAACCGCCACGCCGCGCAACGCAAGAGGCGGGGCGTCGCATTCGAGCAGCACTCAAGAGACGATAGCGGGGGTGGCACGTCCCCAGCGCAGCGCAGGGCGTGGGGAATCGCCAATCAAATATCGGCATCCGTACATGCTTCCCCACGCCCGAAGGACGGGCGTGCCACCCAGACGCTAAAGTGCGGCGCGAGCTATGGCGCCAACTCCGCGTGACGCGCGACCTGTTTCTGACCCTCGCCCCTTGCGGGAGAGGGTGGTTCGCGTTAGCGAACTGGGTGAGGGGTCGCGTCAGGCGGGCGCGATTTGCAGTGGCGCGTGGACCCTCATCCGGCCTATCGGCCACCTTCTCCCGGAGGGGAGAAGGGTTTGCGCTGGCTCGGTGACGATGGACGCCGGCGCGTGGTACGCACGGATGCGTACCCTCGCGGCCTGAATTACCGCACGGGATTCGCCCTTACGCCTCGCGCTTGCCGTCATTCCCGCGCAGGCGGGAATCTAGACCTTGTGGATGGCACCCTAGATTCCCGCCTGCGCGGGAATGACGGCATGTCTCGTTTCGCGATGGTGTGCGTGGTACGCATGTTGAAAGGGCTGGTCCCCTGCAACTGGCAATTCGTTTCAAAGCAGGCCACAATCGTCAGGTACAGGTAGCTGACCTACCAAATCTGGCCCGGCGTGCCGCCGAATGGTCTGGCCTTGAATCGAGAGCAGAAGCATGACGAGGGAGCAGAACGTGCCCGACGCGCTCAGCCGGCAATTGGCCCCGGTCCTGGACAGGCTGTACGACGGCTGGTGCGACTTCGATCAGCTCGACGATGACCAAATGCGCATGTGGGCGCTACTGCGACGCCTATCTCGACGAGCGAATCGGAAAATCATCAAGGCCGCCAAGCCTTATCAGAAGAAGTCGGTCTGACGAGCCTGCGGCGCGATAAGCTGGCAGTAATACTGTCACGCCGGACAAGGCACTGACCAATGGCCGATCCCAAGGGATACAAACTGTTCGTGAACCTGGGGGCGTCGCAGACGCGGCGGCGCTTGAAGGGGTTCGGTCACGGCGTGCGCAAGGTACAAACCGCCGGCCGCGAACGCGCCGTCGTCATTCACACCGCCACGGGTCGGCACTTCGACGAACTGGCCGCCCAGTTTGCTGACGTCGGCTGCGGGGTCAGACCGCCGACTCTCAGCAGGCCATGATCCATTTCCACGGCAGAGGCGATTCAACCAGCAGGTGCATCGCTCCTCGGTGCGTGGTATGCTTGTCGTATGGTTAACATTCCGCTCAATGACACGGTCGCTGCTGCTTTGAGTGCCCGGGCCGCCGCCCAGGGGATGACGGTCGAGGCATATCTCGAATGCGTGTTGCTGGCTGCGCCGTTACGCCCCACGGCACGACTATCTGTTGAGGAACTGGACCGCTTGCTGGATGCGGAAGCGACCAGCGGTTCATCACCAGCGGGCACGTTCGCTCGGGCCGAGCTATACAGCGACCACGACTGATGGCCAGCCTGATTGACACCGGGGTTCTGTTGCGGGCGTTCGATACATCTTCCCCGGAGTATCGCCCCATCCGGCAAGCGCTTCGCACGCTCTGGTTGCGTCAAGAGCGCCTCGTCGTCACGCTGCAAAACCTCGCTGAGTTCTGGAACGTCTCGACCAGGCCCATCGACAAGAACGGCTTTGGCTTGTCCGCTGAGCTTGCGGAAAGGCGGTTGACAATTGTTGAGCGAATCTGCGAGGTCGTGACCGAGGACGAACACTCGTATCGCATTTGGAAGGGGTTGCTCATCACTCATGCAGTGACGGGCGTTGCCGTGCATGATGCGAGATTGGTTTCTGTGATGCTCGCGCGTGGTGTCTCGACGGTGGTCACTCTTAATGAGCGAGACTTTCAGCGATATGGCGACATTGCCGTCGTCAATCCGCGCTCGCTCTAGTTCAACGCTCACTTGGCCTCGATGAATCTGTCAGTCACGGTGCTTCGTTCCTCGGTTGTTTGTCAGAGTAGGCCCACGCGCGTCCCTTGCTTTCCCCGTAATCGTTCCATCGTCGCGGCATTGTGTATTCACTTTAGGCTTGAATTCGCGTCAATCTGACGCCAACTCTGCCCGCCCGGACGTTTGTTGTCGGCTGCGCGGCGTGATACTCTGGGAGGATTCATTCCCAGCCCCAGGCGCGCTCCCCGCGCGAACCACGATCCCTTCACCGAGGCACGGCCCATGACCACTCCCCTGCATTCAACGCGACGTAGTTTTCTCAAGGCGACTGGCGCCGCGGTGGCTGCGCCGTACGTGATCACCTCGGCGGCGCTGGGCAGCGCGTCGCGTGCCGCGGCCAGTGACCGGATCGTGGTTGGCGGCATCGGCATCGGCAATCAAGGGCGCGGCGACCAGAACGCCTTTTTGAATCGCAAGGACGTTCAGTACGTCGCCCTCAGCGACGTCCGCGACGAAGTCCGTCAGAAGGCCAAAACCAACGTCGACGCCAAATACAGCAACAAGGACTGCCAGGTCTACAACGACTTCCGCGAGCTGCTGGCGCGGCCTGACATCGACGCGGTCCACATCGCCACGCCCGACCATTGGCACGCGGTGATGGTCATCGAAGCCTGCCGCCAAGGGAAAGACGTCTATTGCCAGAAGCCCGAGTCGCTGACCCTGGCCGAGGGGCCGTTGATGGTCGCGGCCGCGCGGCGCTACGGGCGCGTGGTCTCGGGTGGCAGCCAGCGCGTGCTGGGCGATTATCGCAAGTACGTCGATCCGGCCTGGGCCGGCGAGTACGGCACGATCAAGTCGATCAACGTCAACGTCAAGCCGCTGCCGCAACTGTGCAATCTGCCGGCGGAAGAAATGTCCGAGAAGATCGACTGGGACTTGTGGTTGGGACCGGCGCCGTGGGCGCCGTACAACTCGAAGCGCTGCAGCGGCAGCTTTTCGATCAACGGTTCGAGCTGGCGTTCGTTCAGCGATTACTCCGGCGGTGGCATGACCGACTGGGGCGCGCACCACTTTGGCGGCGCGTTGTTCACCTGTGACGTGCGCGAGCTACAGCCGACCGACGTCACCTATCACGAAGACAAGGACGGCCCCTGGCTGAGCTACCAGTATCCGAACGGTTTGCTGCTGACGCACAACAAGCCCAAGACGGACAACCTGGCCATCGAAGGAACGCCGGGCGAAAAGCTGCCGGCCAAGCCGGTGCCGGTCTACAAGGGGGACAGCATTTTCGGCGACTTCATCGAGTGTGTGAAGCGGCGCGAGAAGCCGTTCCGCGACATCGAGTTGGCCATCAACACGGCCGTGGTCAGCCACCTGGGGAACATCGCCTACCAGTTGCGCCGCTCGGTGAAGTGGGACACGGTGAAGCAAGAGTTCCCCGGCGACGCCGAGGCCAACCGGCTGTGCGATCGGGCGCGGCGCGAACCGTGGCAGTTGTAGTCGTCCTTTCGGCCGGTGCGCGACGCGCGTCGGCTCGTCCCGCAACCTGAAACATAAAACAAGCATTGCCTCATAAGGAATCAACGATGTTGGACGACGCCCTGGCCGCCTTGAAGGAATACGATTGGGGAACCGAGTTGGCCCCGCTCGCGCCGCTGGAAGACGCCTTGGCCGCGGCCCACGGCAACGCCGCGGCGACCCGCGCGCTGGAGGCCAAGCTGGTCGAGGTGCTGACCAGCGATGTCTCGCGCGATGCCAAGGACTACATCTGTCGCAAGCTGACGGTCATCGGCTCGGCGGCCTCGGTGCCGGCCCTGGCCGCACTGGTGGTCAAACCCGATCACGCCCACATGGCGCGGTTCGCCCTGGAGCAAAGCAGTGCGCCGGAAGCGGCGCAGGCCCTGCGCGACGCCGCCGGCAAGACCAGCGGCGGCGTGCGAGTGGGCATCGTCGGTTCGCTCGGCGCGCGTCAGGACGCGGCCGCGGTCGGGCTGTTGAAGGGACTGCTCGGCGACAGCGATGCGGCGACCGCGCGGGCGGCGGCGTTGGCGCTCGGCGCTATCGGCACGGCCGAGGCTGCCGCGGCCCTGCAAGCGGTCGCCAAGTCGGCTGGCTCGAACCAGACGAACGTCGTCGACGCCTTGCTCCACTGCGCCGAATCGTTGCTGGCCGGCAAGAACAGCAGCGCGGCGTTGGCGATCTATCAAGCGCTGGCCGGCGATGGCCAAGCGCGGCTCACACGGCTGGCCGCCACGCGCGGCATTCTGGCCTGTTCGTCGCAGCAAGCTTAACCCACTCACACGGCATTCAACTCTCGCGGAGATATCCATGTTACGAACGATGATGGGTTGCCTGGCCTTGGGGCTGTTGTGGCACGCGACGGCGGGCATCGCGCCGGCGGGGGAGAAGGAGGGATCGGGTCGCGCGATGGTCGTCAAGTTGATCGCTGACAGCGATCCCGAGTTCCGCGCGGCGGCGCTCGACCAGGTGCGCAGCGCCTTTGCGGGCGAGGCCGCGACCAAGGAGTTTGCCGCGCTGTTGGAGCAATTGAAAGAGCCTGCCCAGCAGGTCGGCTTGCTCAGCGCGCTGGCCGACCGGGGCGACAAGGCCGCTCGACCCGCTGTGCTGAAGTTGTTGGCCGCCAGTGGCGATGAAAGCGTCCGCGGCGCGGCCCTGGGCGCGCTGGCGGCCTTGGGTTCGGCCAATGAACTGCCGTTGATTATTACCGCGCTATCGGCTCAATCGGCCGTCGAGCGCGCGGCCGCGAAGCTGGCGCTCACTCAGATGCGCGGTGACGCCGTGACGAGCGCTTTGGCCGCCGATTTGAAGAGCGCCTCGCCGGTGGTGAAGGCGGCGTTGATCGAAGTGTTGGCCACGCGACGCGCCAGCGACGAGATTCCGACCTTCCTGACGGCCGCGCTTGACGACAACGCCCAGGTTCGCACCGCGGCCGTGAAGGCGCTGGGACAGATCGGCCGGCCCGAGCAGATTGGCCCCATGCTGGTCGCCGTGCTCAAAGCGCCCAAGGGGGGCGAGCGCGACGAGGCCGAGAAGAACGTGGCGCTGATTTGCGCGCGGATCGACAATGAAGACCGCCGCGGCGACGCGCTGATCAAGGCGCTCGACACGGTGTCGCCGGCCGAGCGGGACCAGTTGTTGTCGCTTGTCGGTCGAGTGGGCGGCAAGAAGCTGATCAAGTTCGTGGCTGACATCGCCACCGGTTCGGATACCGCCCGCCGCAAGCTGGGGGTCGACGCTCTGACCAAGTGGCCCGACGCCAGCCCGGCCGACACGCTGCTGGAAATCGCGCGCAAGGCCGGCTCGCCCGCGGATCGGGCCACGGCCTTTCAAGGCTACGTCAAAGTCGCGTCGATGCGCGACAAGCGGAACGATAAGCAGCGCCTGGACCGGATGAAGCAAGCCATCAAGGAAGCGCAGACCGACGAGGAGAAGACGCTGGTGAT
Above is a genomic segment from Planctomycetota bacterium containing:
- a CDS encoding HEAT repeat domain-containing protein, yielding MLDDALAALKEYDWGTELAPLAPLEDALAAAHGNAAATRALEAKLVEVLTSDVSRDAKDYICRKLTVIGSAASVPALAALVVKPDHAHMARFALEQSSAPEAAQALRDAAGKTSGGVRVGIVGSLGARQDAAAVGLLKGLLGDSDAATARAAALALGAIGTAEAAAALQAVAKSAGSNQTNVVDALLHCAESLLAGKNSSAALAIYQALAGDGQARLTRLAATRGILACSSQQA
- a CDS encoding PIN domain-containing protein, yielding MASLIDTGVLLRAFDTSSPEYRPIRQALRTLWLRQERLVVTLQNLAEFWNVSTRPIDKNGFGLSAELAERRLTIVERICEVVTEDEHSYRIWKGLLITHAVTGVAVHDARLVSVMLARGVSTVVTLNERDFQRYGDIAVVNPRSL
- a CDS encoding HEAT repeat domain-containing protein, which gives rise to MLRTMMGCLALGLLWHATAGIAPAGEKEGSGRAMVVKLIADSDPEFRAAALDQVRSAFAGEAATKEFAALLEQLKEPAQQVGLLSALADRGDKAARPAVLKLLAASGDESVRGAALGALAALGSANELPLIITALSAQSAVERAAAKLALTQMRGDAVTSALAADLKSASPVVKAALIEVLATRRASDEIPTFLTAALDDNAQVRTAAVKALGQIGRPEQIGPMLVAVLKAPKGGERDEAEKNVALICARIDNEDRRGDALIKALDTVSPAERDQLLSLVGRVGGKKLIKFVADIATGSDTARRKLGVDALTKWPDASPADTLLEIARKAGSPADRATAFQGYVKVASMRDKRNDKQRLDRMKQAIKEAQTDEEKTLVIRLARTSYDVDTLRFVLPYVDESPFAQIACETIVELAHHREVRDPNKAEFDKALDKVIAATSNPEVVERANRYKRGETWDRATKGK
- a CDS encoding sugar kinase, which translates into the protein MSRIVTFGEIMGRLAAPGFQRFQQAMPGAMEVTFAGAEASIAVSIAYLGGEAAFVTALPRHALADACVADLRSLGVDTRHIVRTPTGRLGLYFLEHGVNQRAGQVIYDREGSSAAVTPASAYDWPAILDGAEWFVISGITPAISRNAAEVARTAMQEASQRGVKVACDMNYRSKLWNWEPGLKPRELATRTMRELLPLVDLFVGGPEDAEQMLGLTGTSDNTALVREIVRAFPRIKRVAMTVRETVSAAHTRFGGLLYEAGAGQVFHGTETGQLYDVPQIVDRLGAGDAFTAGLIFALTTPELAAPHTAARFATAAGCLAHSIAGDFNYTTRGEIEALMTGTASGRVQR
- a CDS encoding Gfo/Idh/MocA family oxidoreductase; this translates as MTTPLHSTRRSFLKATGAAVAAPYVITSAALGSASRAAASDRIVVGGIGIGNQGRGDQNAFLNRKDVQYVALSDVRDEVRQKAKTNVDAKYSNKDCQVYNDFRELLARPDIDAVHIATPDHWHAVMVIEACRQGKDVYCQKPESLTLAEGPLMVAAARRYGRVVSGGSQRVLGDYRKYVDPAWAGEYGTIKSINVNVKPLPQLCNLPAEEMSEKIDWDLWLGPAPWAPYNSKRCSGSFSINGSSWRSFSDYSGGGMTDWGAHHFGGALFTCDVRELQPTDVTYHEDKDGPWLSYQYPNGLLLTHNKPKTDNLAIEGTPGEKLPAKPVPVYKGDSIFGDFIECVKRREKPFRDIELAINTAVVSHLGNIAYQLRRSVKWDTVKQEFPGDAEANRLCDRARREPWQL
- a CDS encoding DUF1080 domain-containing protein, encoding MNIRAFALASFSVLAAASLARAAGGEAFTEAASAGPDFQVQGEYRSVDGDPKWGAHVIALGEGKFDVVGYRGGLPAEGWQRGDERKRGTGELKDGVLTATGDDWRGTIRDGVLTVSDTAGNKLVALRKEERKSPTLGAAASSGAIVLFDGSSADNFVNGKLVEGNLLGATGCESKQKFNDHTLHIEFRTPFMPKSRGQARGNSGVYIQSRYECQVLDSFGLEGENNECGGIYKQQAPAVNACLPPLAWQTYDIDFKAARYDADGKKTRNARVTIRHNGVLIYDDLELTGSTPGRHAEGNSPDALFLQDHGNPVAFRNIWVVER